In Phaeobacter porticola, one DNA window encodes the following:
- a CDS encoding gamma-glutamyl-gamma-aminobutyrate hydrolase family protein — MTRPKVGIIGNSYLINDEYPAHAGGTMNSEAVAEVAGCMPLLIPSDPRFLSVEELLESFDGFLLTGGRPNVHPNEYGEAETDAHGAFDRARDAIALPLVRACVERGQPFLGICRGFQEVNVAMGGTLYPEIRDLPGRMNHRMPPDGTLEEKFAMRHIVELTEGGVFHRLFGAAEVMTNSLHGQGIKAPGSRIVIDGTAPDGTPEAIYVKDAPGFTLAVQWHPEWDAANDPVSRPLFTAFGDAVRDWADGTGARSHRKSA; from the coding sequence ATGACACGCCCCAAAGTCGGCATTATTGGCAACTCCTACCTGATCAACGACGAATACCCCGCCCATGCCGGGGGAACCATGAACTCCGAGGCGGTGGCCGAGGTTGCGGGCTGTATGCCGCTGCTGATCCCATCCGATCCACGGTTCCTGTCGGTTGAGGAGTTGCTGGAGAGTTTCGACGGCTTCCTGCTGACCGGCGGGCGTCCCAATGTGCATCCAAATGAATATGGTGAGGCGGAAACCGATGCGCATGGGGCCTTTGACCGGGCGCGTGATGCCATCGCGCTGCCGCTGGTGCGCGCCTGCGTGGAGCGGGGGCAGCCATTTCTGGGCATTTGTCGCGGCTTTCAAGAGGTGAATGTTGCCATGGGCGGCACGCTTTACCCGGAGATCCGTGACCTGCCAGGGCGCATGAACCACCGGATGCCGCCGGATGGCACGCTGGAAGAGAAATTCGCCATGCGCCATATTGTGGAACTGACCGAGGGCGGTGTGTTCCACCGTCTGTTTGGCGCGGCAGAGGTGATGACCAACTCGCTGCATGGGCAGGGGATCAAGGCGCCGGGCAGCCGGATCGTGATTGACGGAACTGCGCCTGATGGCACGCCTGAGGCCATTTATGTGAAGGACGCCCCCGGCTTTACCCTCGCGGTGCAATGGCACCCGGAATGGGACGCCGCCAATGATCCGGTGTCGCGGCCTTTGTTCACCGCTTTCGGCGATGCGGTGCGGGATTGGGCGGATGGGACCGGCGCGCGGAGCCACCGTAAAAGCGCCTGA
- a CDS encoding xanthine dehydrogenase family protein molybdopterin-binding subunit, with product MASLKKIARRSFLIGSAAIVGGVAFGTYKYHQPAPNPLAQEDGRAVLNPFVFVDQSGVTLIAPRAEMGQGVKSAWASLIAEELDVDPAKVTVLHGPAAKAYYNSAMMSEALPGRGYDGSALQHSLGEIVGHMAKFLDLQVTGGSSSMRDGFERMRHAGASARETLKQAAADQLGVSRDQLTTEDGHVVAPDGTRLPYSALANAAASLAPIEADLRPASEWRLIGKDVPRIDMVAKVTGTAEFGVDVRLPGMKFAAIRQSPHFGVGKTAFDASATEGMAGVDKILDLGDAVAVVASNTWLAQQAVDAIDVTWEAAPYPETTEAIFKEIARSFDATPNSTMRDDGDVDALPDGATVIEAEYRLPYLAHATMEPMNATALYSGDALQIWAPNQGPTVVQKKAAALAGLDVDAVEVNTTYLGGGFGRRIETDYTDRAVQIAMQMQGTPVQLTWSREEDMSHDVYRPGAIARYRAAIKDGKAVMVHGKIAAQSTTVEGAGRMLGLPMSGPDKGHVDAAFNQPLAIPNFRVEGYLAKPMLPVGFWRSVGASFNGFFSDCIIDEMAHAAGRDPLDFRLELARAEWEPAAKVLETVRDMSGWTGKTPDGIGRGVAMAYSFGTPVAQVIEVADEDGQIRMTNAWIAADLGRVIDPKNTRAQMFGGMAYGLSAACFGEITIDGGAVEQENFPDYDALRMHTMPTVQVELLENQPRMGGAGEPGTPPAAPALANALFDLTGKRARQLPLMHEFDLLI from the coding sequence ATGGCCAGCCTCAAGAAAATCGCCCGCCGCAGCTTTCTCATCGGCTCTGCCGCCATCGTCGGCGGCGTCGCCTTTGGCACCTATAAATACCACCAGCCCGCCCCCAATCCGCTGGCACAAGAAGACGGCCGCGCGGTCCTCAACCCCTTTGTTTTCGTGGATCAATCCGGCGTCACGCTGATCGCGCCAAGGGCCGAGATGGGACAGGGCGTGAAATCTGCATGGGCCAGCCTGATCGCCGAAGAGCTGGACGTGGATCCGGCCAAGGTCACGGTCCTGCACGGCCCCGCTGCCAAGGCCTATTACAACAGCGCCATGATGTCCGAGGCGCTGCCCGGTCGCGGCTATGATGGCTCTGCTCTACAACATTCCTTGGGCGAAATCGTCGGCCACATGGCCAAGTTTCTTGATCTGCAAGTGACCGGCGGTTCGTCTTCCATGCGGGACGGGTTTGAACGGATGCGCCATGCCGGCGCCAGCGCCCGCGAAACCCTGAAACAGGCGGCCGCCGATCAACTGGGCGTCAGCCGTGATCAGCTCACGACCGAGGACGGCCATGTCGTCGCCCCCGACGGCACCCGCCTGCCCTATAGCGCGCTTGCAAATGCCGCTGCCTCCCTTGCGCCGATCGAAGCAGATCTGCGCCCGGCGTCTGAGTGGCGTCTGATCGGCAAAGACGTGCCGCGCATTGATATGGTGGCCAAGGTCACGGGCACGGCAGAATTTGGCGTCGACGTCCGCCTGCCCGGCATGAAATTTGCCGCCATCCGGCAAAGCCCGCATTTCGGCGTCGGCAAAACCGCCTTTGACGCCAGCGCTACCGAGGGGATGGCCGGTGTCGATAAGATCCTCGACCTTGGCGATGCGGTTGCAGTCGTGGCCAGCAACACCTGGCTTGCCCAGCAGGCCGTCGATGCCATTGACGTCACGTGGGAGGCAGCCCCCTACCCCGAGACCACAGAGGCTATCTTTAAGGAAATCGCCCGCAGTTTTGACGCCACCCCAAATTCCACCATGCGTGATGATGGCGACGTGGACGCCCTGCCCGATGGCGCCACCGTGATCGAGGCTGAATACCGCCTGCCTTACCTCGCCCACGCCACGATGGAACCGATGAATGCCACCGCGCTTTACTCCGGCGATGCCTTACAGATCTGGGCGCCCAACCAAGGCCCGACCGTAGTGCAGAAAAAAGCCGCCGCGCTTGCTGGGCTGGATGTTGATGCGGTCGAAGTGAACACCACCTATCTGGGCGGCGGCTTCGGGCGGCGGATTGAAACCGACTACACCGACCGGGCCGTCCAGATCGCGATGCAGATGCAGGGAACGCCCGTGCAACTGACCTGGAGCCGCGAAGAAGACATGTCTCATGACGTCTACCGCCCCGGCGCCATCGCGCGCTACCGGGCAGCGATCAAAGACGGCAAAGCGGTAATGGTCCACGGTAAGATCGCGGCCCAATCCACCACGGTTGAGGGCGCAGGCCGGATGCTGGGCCTGCCGATGAGCGGCCCGGACAAGGGACATGTGGACGCGGCCTTCAACCAGCCGCTCGCCATTCCCAACTTCCGGGTGGAGGGTTATCTGGCCAAACCCATGCTCCCCGTTGGCTTCTGGCGCTCGGTCGGGGCATCTTTCAACGGGTTTTTCTCTGATTGTATCATTGACGAAATGGCCCATGCCGCCGGACGTGATCCGCTGGATTTCAGGCTGGAGCTGGCCCGCGCCGAATGGGAACCGGCAGCCAAAGTGCTGGAGACCGTCCGCGACATGTCCGGCTGGACTGGCAAGACACCCGACGGCATCGGGCGCGGCGTCGCCATGGCCTACAGCTTTGGCACACCGGTCGCTCAGGTGATCGAAGTGGCCGATGAGGATGGCCAGATCCGCATGACCAACGCCTGGATTGCCGCCGATCTGGGGCGCGTCATCGACCCGAAGAACACCCGCGCGCAGATGTTTGGCGGTATGGCCTATGGTCTATCCGCCGCCTGCTTTGGGGAGATCACCATTGATGGCGGCGCGGTCGAGCAGGAGAACTTCCCCGACTATGACGCGCTGCGCATGCACACGATGCCGACAGTTCAGGTGGAATTGCTGGAAAACCAGCCTCGCATGGGCGGTGCCGGTGAACCCGGCACACCGCCTGCGGCGCCAGCATTGGCCAATGCGCTGTTTGATCTGACCGGCAAACGCGCACGGCAACTGCCGTTGATGCATGAGTTTGATCTGTTGATCTGA
- a CDS encoding (2Fe-2S)-binding protein: protein MSTTLRINGTPHEVDLPDDVPLLWILRDEIGLTGTKFGCGVAACGACTVHIDGEAVRSCQVALSDVWGDVTTIEGVGTPDMMAAVQKAWVANQVAQCGYCQSGQIMQAASLLAENPSPSDAEIDEAMQGNLCRCGTYPRIRAAIHDAASMMKEA from the coding sequence ATGTCCACCACCCTTCGCATCAATGGAACACCGCATGAGGTCGACCTGCCGGACGACGTGCCCCTGCTGTGGATTCTGCGGGATGAGATTGGCCTGACCGGCACCAAATTCGGCTGCGGCGTTGCGGCCTGCGGCGCCTGCACGGTGCATATCGATGGCGAGGCCGTGCGCTCCTGTCAGGTGGCGCTCTCCGATGTCTGGGGCGACGTCACCACAATCGAAGGGGTCGGCACCCCCGACATGATGGCCGCCGTGCAAAAGGCTTGGGTCGCCAATCAGGTGGCCCAATGTGGCTACTGCCAGTCCGGCCAGATCATGCAGGCCGCCAGTCTGCTGGCGGAAAACCCCTCCCCCAGTGACGCCGAAATTGACGAGGCGATGCAGGGCAATCTCTGCCGTTGTGGCACCTACCCGCGTATCCGCGCCGCCATTCACGACGCCGCCAGCATGATGAAGGAGGCCTGA
- a CDS encoding TetR/AcrR family transcriptional regulator produces the protein MMSSSSDPKQRAILEAAWGGFATYGYRKTSMDDIARRAGMSRPALYLHFRNKEAILKALIDAHYAETADRLRAALASGEAAEAQLLAAFEAQGGEVMEAMLSTPHGMEVLEASMSTAGDHIDAGEALLRDVYATWLAEMAAAGAIRLTGAAEEVARTFCSAMKGVKHTSADYASYRAGVRQLAQLFAAGLSPR, from the coding sequence ATGATGAGTTCGTCCAGCGACCCGAAACAACGCGCTATTCTTGAAGCGGCCTGGGGGGGATTTGCGACCTACGGGTATCGCAAGACCTCAATGGACGACATTGCAAGGCGGGCGGGCATGTCGCGGCCGGCGCTCTATCTGCACTTCAGAAACAAGGAAGCGATCCTGAAAGCGCTGATTGATGCGCATTATGCGGAGACTGCCGACCGGCTCCGCGCGGCGCTGGCGTCTGGGGAAGCGGCAGAGGCGCAGCTGCTTGCAGCCTTTGAGGCGCAGGGCGGCGAGGTGATGGAAGCGATGCTGAGCACGCCTCATGGCATGGAGGTTCTCGAAGCCAGCATGAGCACTGCGGGCGATCACATCGACGCAGGCGAGGCGCTCTTGCGGGATGTTTACGCGACATGGCTGGCTGAGATGGCTGCGGCTGGCGCCATACGATTGACAGGCGCGGCCGAGGAGGTCGCACGGACATTTTGCAGCGCGATGAAGGGCGTTAAACACACCTCTGCGGATTACGCCAGCTATCGTGCAGGTGTGCGTCAGTTGGCGCAGTTGTTTGCGGCGGGGCTTTCCCCGCGCTGA
- the kynA gene encoding tryptophan 2,3-dioxygenase: MSTPYDPAKEGAQMSFDGRMSYGDYLSLDMLLNAQKTWTNTHDEMLFIIQHQTSELWMRLAIHELTAARARLLANKPHEAFKMLARVARIFEQLNSAWDVLRTMTPSDYSAFRDELGQSSGFQSHQYRQIEFMLGNRNKAMLRPHAHRPDVLAMLEEELSQPSLYDVALKTLGQRFDLPKEVLNRNLSEAYTPHPAVEAAWSEVYRNTEAHWDLYELAEKLVDFEDYFRRWRFNHVTTVERVIGFKRGTGGTGGVSYLKRMLEVELFPELWHLRTAL, encoded by the coding sequence ATGTCCACCCCCTATGATCCCGCCAAAGAAGGCGCGCAGATGTCGTTTGACGGACGTATGTCCTATGGTGACTACCTGTCGCTGGATATGCTGCTGAACGCGCAGAAAACCTGGACCAACACCCATGACGAGATGCTGTTCATCATCCAGCATCAGACCTCGGAACTGTGGATGCGTCTCGCCATTCACGAGCTGACCGCCGCCCGCGCGCGCCTACTAGCGAACAAGCCGCATGAGGCGTTCAAGATGCTCGCCCGTGTCGCCCGCATCTTTGAACAGCTGAATTCTGCCTGGGACGTGCTGCGCACCATGACGCCCTCAGACTACAGCGCCTTTCGCGATGAGCTGGGGCAAAGCTCGGGCTTTCAGTCACATCAATACCGCCAGATCGAATTCATGCTCGGCAATCGGAACAAGGCGATGTTGCGTCCGCACGCCCATCGACCCGACGTTCTGGCCATGCTGGAAGAAGAGCTGAGCCAGCCCTCGCTCTATGATGTGGCGCTAAAGACCCTTGGTCAGCGCTTCGACCTGCCGAAGGAGGTGCTGAACCGCAACCTGTCAGAGGCCTACACGCCCCACCCCGCTGTTGAGGCCGCATGGAGCGAAGTCTACCGCAACACTGAGGCGCATTGGGATCTCTACGAGTTGGCAGAAAAGCTGGTGGATTTTGAGGATTACTTCCGCCGCTGGCGCTTCAATCACGTGACCACCGTTGAACGCGTGATCGGTTTCAAGCGCGGCACCGGCGGCACTGGTGGTGTCAGCTACCTGAAACGGATGCTGGAGGTGGAGCTGTTCCCCGAACTCTGGCACCTGCGCACCGCACTCTGA
- the kynU gene encoding kynureninase has product MTDFSTTKAMFSLPEGMIYLDGNSLGPMPRATAERVRGTIEDEWGEMLITGWNKAGWMQKPTAIGDRIARLIGAEPGHVVMGDTLSIKVYQAVASALELNPTRKVVLSDSGNFPSDLYMVEGLVKSLGPDYSLRVVAPEEVSANITDDIAVLMLTEVDYRTGRKHDMKTLTEQAHAAGVVTVWDLAHSAGALPVDLAGCNADFAVGCTYKYLNSGPGGPAFIYVAPRHAEKARPALSGWLGHAAPFDFDLNYKPGNGIERMRVGTPPVLQLAALEASMDIWDMADMADVRAKSIELCDLFITELETRCPDLSLASPRDGAGRGSQVSFSFHEGYAAMQALIGRGVVGDFRAPDIMRFGFTPLYIDEGDVRAAVDIIEDVMTNALWDSAEYKTRNAVT; this is encoded by the coding sequence ATGACCGATTTTTCCACAACCAAGGCCATGTTCTCCCTGCCGGAAGGGATGATCTACCTCGATGGCAACTCTCTCGGCCCAATGCCCCGCGCCACCGCGGAACGGGTTCGCGGCACGATTGAGGACGAATGGGGCGAAATGCTCATCACTGGCTGGAACAAGGCTGGCTGGATGCAAAAACCCACCGCTATTGGCGACCGGATTGCCCGCCTGATCGGCGCCGAACCGGGTCACGTTGTGATGGGCGACACCCTGTCGATCAAGGTCTATCAGGCCGTTGCCTCCGCGCTGGAGCTGAACCCGACCCGCAAGGTGGTGCTGTCCGACAGCGGTAACTTCCCTTCCGACCTCTATATGGTCGAAGGCCTAGTAAAATCGCTTGGGCCGGACTATTCCCTGCGCGTCGTTGCACCGGAAGAGGTCAGCGCCAATATCACCGACGACATTGCCGTGCTCATGCTGACCGAAGTTGATTATCGCACCGGTCGCAAACACGACATGAAGACCCTGACCGAACAGGCCCATGCCGCCGGCGTCGTGACGGTCTGGGATCTGGCGCACTCCGCAGGCGCGCTGCCCGTCGATCTCGCGGGCTGCAACGCTGATTTTGCCGTTGGTTGCACCTATAAATACCTCAACAGCGGCCCCGGCGGCCCGGCCTTCATCTATGTCGCCCCCCGCCATGCGGAAAAGGCGCGCCCGGCTCTGTCTGGCTGGCTGGGGCACGCCGCACCGTTTGATTTCGATCTGAACTACAAACCCGGCAACGGCATCGAACGGATGCGGGTCGGCACCCCGCCCGTATTACAGCTTGCCGCACTTGAGGCCTCCATGGATATCTGGGACATGGCGGATATGGCCGATGTCCGCGCCAAATCCATTGAACTCTGCGATCTGTTCATTACCGAGTTGGAAACCCGCTGTCCCGATCTCAGCCTTGCATCCCCCCGCGATGGCGCTGGCCGAGGCAGTCAGGTCTCGTTCAGCTTCCATGAGGGCTACGCCGCCATGCAGGCGCTGATTGGCCGTGGCGTGGTTGGTGACTTCCGCGCGCCTGATATCATGCGCTTTGGCTTTACCCCGCTTTATATTGACGAGGGCGACGTGCGGGCCGCCGTCGATATCATCGAGGACGTGATGACCAACGCGCTGTGGGACAGTGCCGAATACAAGACCCGCAACGCCGTCACCTGA
- a CDS encoding MmcQ/YjbR family DNA-binding protein — MTREEFNAFCASFAASSHVVQWGNADVWKAGGKVFAICGWADGKDAFTFKTGDIAFEVLQERPGVRPAPYLASRGMKWLQHFKDPGLSDAELKEQISLSYNLVTAGLSKHKRTDLGIPEPQLGGTHGGDPGS; from the coding sequence ATGACACGGGAAGAGTTCAACGCGTTCTGTGCCAGCTTTGCCGCAAGCTCCCACGTGGTCCAATGGGGCAATGCCGACGTCTGGAAGGCAGGCGGCAAAGTCTTTGCCATCTGCGGCTGGGCCGATGGAAAGGATGCGTTCACCTTCAAGACCGGCGATATCGCCTTTGAGGTCCTGCAAGAGCGTCCGGGCGTCCGCCCGGCGCCCTATCTGGCGTCGCGCGGGATGAAATGGCTGCAGCATTTCAAGGATCCCGGCCTGAGCGACGCTGAACTGAAAGAGCAGATCAGCCTGTCCTATAATCTCGTCACGGCAGGCCTGTCCAAGCACAAACGTACCGATTTGGGCATCCCTGAGCCGCAGCTGGGTGGCACCCATGGCGGGGATCCTGGATCCTAA
- a CDS encoding SDR family NAD(P)-dependent oxidoreductase, with translation MTLKGKHALITGGGTGIGLAMAQALAAEGADVTITGRRQEVLEEVATEGLHPLAMDVRDEADVIAKIDAATAARGPIQICVPNAGIAEGKALHKMSMEFWRNMMATNLDGAFLTIRESMRSMRQTDWGRVVTVSSIAGLRGLQGAPCYSASKHGLIGLTRSLSEDYLGTPYTFNALCPGYVDTPIINRNVTSISQRAGVSEEDALKIMVSANRHKRLILPDEVAAALLWLCGPGSQSINGQTIEIAGGQT, from the coding sequence ATGACACTCAAGGGAAAACATGCGTTGATCACCGGCGGCGGCACCGGCATTGGCCTGGCGATGGCACAGGCGCTGGCCGCCGAAGGCGCAGATGTCACTATCACCGGACGCAGGCAGGAGGTGCTGGAGGAGGTCGCAACCGAGGGACTGCATCCGCTGGCGATGGATGTACGTGACGAAGCGGATGTCATCGCCAAGATCGACGCCGCCACTGCCGCCCGCGGGCCGATCCAGATCTGCGTGCCCAATGCTGGCATCGCCGAGGGCAAGGCCCTGCACAAGATGTCGATGGAGTTCTGGCGCAACATGATGGCCACCAATCTGGACGGCGCCTTCCTGACCATCCGCGAATCTATGAGATCCATGCGCCAGACCGACTGGGGTCGCGTCGTGACCGTGTCCTCCATCGCGGGCCTGCGCGGGTTGCAGGGGGCGCCCTGCTATTCGGCCAGCAAACATGGGCTGATTGGCCTGACCCGGTCGCTGAGCGAGGATTATCTGGGCACGCCCTATACATTCAACGCGCTCTGCCCCGGCTACGTCGACACCCCGATCATCAACCGTAACGTGACCTCAATTTCGCAGCGCGCAGGCGTCAGTGAGGAAGATGCGCTCAAGATCATGGTCTCCGCCAATCGCCACAAACGCCTGATTCTGCCCGATGAGGTGGCCGCAGCGCTGCTGTGGCTTTGCGGTCCCGGCTCCCAGTCGATCAACGGGCAGACAATTGAGATTGCCGGCGGGCAAACCTGA
- a CDS encoding MBL fold metallo-hydrolase, whose amino-acid sequence MKTLALGLLVALISPAAALASEDIADQYPQSELYSKPVEVIPQVFSAIGATAPPTYENAGHNNNLSFVVTDQGVVVINAGASDALAAALHAEIKALTDQPVVLVINENGQGHAMLGNGYWRDQGVDVLAHVEATAEVTENGHFILQGMQSYNKDRAGDTRIEPANLSFEDRYDLSLGGVDIQILHLGPAHDPGDTQVWIPQWGMLIAGDIAFHERMLPIFEHTCTSCWIETWQEKLEPLDPTYVIPGHGHPTNFDQVRRYTLDYLVDLRSKIGAHIEEGGDLASAYYVDQARWQQLDTFEELATKNAGRVYEEMEWE is encoded by the coding sequence ATGAAAACTCTTGCCCTTGGCCTATTGGTTGCGCTGATATCGCCCGCAGCTGCGCTGGCGAGCGAAGATATCGCCGATCAATACCCCCAGTCCGAGCTGTATTCCAAACCTGTGGAGGTGATCCCGCAGGTATTTTCCGCTATCGGGGCCACCGCACCGCCAACTTATGAGAACGCAGGGCACAACAATAATCTCAGTTTTGTCGTGACGGATCAGGGCGTAGTTGTGATCAATGCGGGCGCGTCGGACGCGCTGGCGGCTGCGCTGCATGCGGAGATCAAAGCGCTGACCGATCAGCCGGTGGTGCTCGTGATCAATGAAAACGGGCAGGGCCACGCGATGCTGGGCAATGGCTACTGGCGCGATCAGGGGGTGGATGTTCTGGCGCATGTGGAGGCCACGGCAGAGGTGACGGAAAACGGTCATTTCATCCTGCAAGGCATGCAGAGCTACAACAAGGATCGCGCAGGCGATACGCGGATTGAACCGGCCAACCTCAGTTTTGAGGATCGGTATGATCTGTCGCTGGGGGGCGTCGATATTCAGATCCTGCATCTGGGCCCGGCCCATGATCCGGGCGATACTCAGGTCTGGATTCCGCAGTGGGGAATGTTGATCGCCGGGGATATCGCGTTTCATGAGCGGATGCTGCCGATTTTTGAACATACCTGCACCAGCTGCTGGATTGAGACCTGGCAGGAAAAGTTGGAACCACTGGATCCAACCTATGTGATCCCCGGTCACGGCCATCCGACCAATTTCGATCAGGTGCGGCGCTACACGCTAGATTACCTCGTGGATCTGCGCAGCAAGATTGGTGCCCATATCGAAGAGGGCGGCGATCTGGCGTCGGCTTATTACGTGGATCAGGCCCGCTGGCAGCAGCTGGACACCTTTGAGGAGTTGGCGACCAAGAATGCCGGCCGCGTCTATGAGGAAATGGAGTGGGAGTAG
- a CDS encoding methyltransferase family protein — protein MKWIDVPPVWLFSFAVLAWCQAQFLPLGLGFSTGPIGAIIDLLSGLLIGAGIVLMLLAVAEMRRQKTTLHPHGDPSQLVQSGIFKRSRNPIYLGDCLLLLGLVLRFDAVLSLALLPIFVWVLERRFILPEENRLRRQFRADWARYEQKTRRWL, from the coding sequence ATGAAATGGATCGACGTGCCTCCGGTGTGGCTGTTTAGCTTTGCTGTGCTTGCCTGGTGTCAGGCGCAGTTCCTGCCCCTAGGGCTGGGGTTTTCGACGGGTCCCATTGGCGCGATCATTGATCTGCTGAGCGGCTTGTTGATCGGCGCGGGGATTGTGCTGATGCTGCTGGCCGTTGCAGAGATGCGGCGCCAGAAGACAACGCTTCACCCGCATGGGGATCCGAGCCAGCTGGTGCAATCCGGCATTTTCAAACGCAGCCGCAATCCGATCTACCTGGGCGATTGCCTGCTTCTGCTGGGGTTGGTCCTGCGGTTTGATGCCGTTCTGTCGCTGGCTCTGCTGCCAATTTTTGTCTGGGTGCTGGAGCGGCGTTTCATCCTGCCGGAAGAAAACCGACTGCGCAGGCAATTTCGCGCGGACTGGGCGCGGTATGAACAAAAGACACGGCGATGGCTGTGA
- a CDS encoding Re/Si-specific NAD(P)(+) transhydrogenase subunit alpha has product MKIGTPKEVFEGEARVAMTPDSAVQLQKLGYTCAIETGAGAAAGFADATYEAVGVEIVKTPAALWKAADIVAKVRQPTETELKRMTAGKTLISFFNPGGNEAGMELARSKGANVIAMEMVPRISRAQKMDALSSMANIAGYRAVIEAGNNFGRFFTGQITAAGKVPPAKVLVVGAGVAGLAAIGASTSLGAITYAFDVRPEAAEQVESMGAEFVYLDFEESQQDGAATGGYAAVSSPEFREAQLAKFRELAPDVDIVITTALIPNREAPKLWLEDMVAAMKPGSVIIDLAAEKGGNVEGTVMDEKVVTENGVTIIGYTDFPSRMAAQASTLYATNIRHMLTDLTPEKDGQINHDMEDDVIRGATVTFEKEITFPPPPPKVQAIAAQPKKEVRELTPEEKREQEVEAFKQQTKNQVTLLAVGGALVLFVGLFAPASFMQHFIVFALACFVGFQVIWGVAHSLHTPLMAVTNAISSIIILGALMQIGSGSFLVIFLAALSVFMAGINIFGGFLVTRRMLAMFQKS; this is encoded by the coding sequence GTGAAAATAGGCACGCCAAAAGAAGTGTTTGAGGGCGAGGCGCGGGTTGCGATGACCCCGGACTCTGCGGTTCAGCTGCAAAAGCTGGGCTATACCTGTGCGATTGAGACCGGGGCAGGTGCGGCAGCGGGATTTGCAGATGCCACATATGAGGCCGTTGGCGTTGAGATCGTCAAAACACCGGCCGCCCTGTGGAAAGCGGCGGATATCGTGGCCAAGGTGCGCCAGCCGACCGAGACGGAACTGAAGCGGATGACAGCGGGCAAAACGCTGATCTCTTTCTTCAATCCGGGCGGCAATGAGGCCGGTATGGAGCTTGCGCGCTCCAAGGGCGCCAATGTGATCGCGATGGAAATGGTGCCGCGGATTTCCCGCGCGCAAAAGATGGACGCCTTGTCCTCCATGGCCAATATCGCGGGTTATCGCGCGGTGATTGAGGCGGGCAACAACTTTGGCCGGTTCTTTACCGGGCAGATTACGGCAGCGGGCAAGGTGCCTCCGGCCAAGGTTCTGGTGGTTGGGGCAGGCGTTGCCGGTCTGGCCGCGATTGGGGCCTCTACCAGCCTTGGCGCGATCACCTATGCCTTTGACGTGCGCCCCGAAGCGGCCGAGCAGGTCGAAAGCATGGGCGCAGAGTTTGTCTATCTCGACTTTGAGGAAAGCCAGCAGGACGGCGCGGCAACCGGTGGTTATGCGGCTGTCTCCAGTCCTGAATTCCGCGAGGCCCAACTGGCCAAGTTCCGCGAATTGGCCCCTGATGTTGATATCGTCATCACCACCGCGCTGATCCCCAACCGCGAGGCCCCCAAGCTGTGGCTTGAGGACATGGTCGCAGCGATGAAGCCGGGTTCTGTCATTATTGACCTTGCAGCTGAAAAAGGCGGCAATGTCGAAGGCACGGTGATGGACGAGAAGGTCGTGACCGAGAATGGCGTGACCATCATCGGCTATACCGATTTCCCGAGCAGGATGGCCGCGCAGGCCTCGACGCTATATGCCACCAACATCCGTCACATGTTGACTGACCTGACGCCCGAGAAGGACGGTCAGATCAATCACGACATGGAAGACGATGTTATTCGGGGTGCCACGGTCACCTTTGAGAAGGAAATCACCTTCCCGCCACCACCGCCCAAGGTGCAGGCCATCGCGGCCCAGCCGAAGAAAGAGGTGAGGGAGCTGACGCCCGAAGAGAAGCGGGAGCAGGAAGTCGAAGCCTTCAAGCAGCAGACCAAGAATCAGGTCACCCTGCTGGCTGTTGGCGGTGCCTTGGTGCTGTTCGTGGGGCTGTTTGCGCCTGCCAGCTTCATGCAGCATTTCATCGTGTTTGCACTGGCGTGTTTCGTGGGCTTCCAGGTGATCTGGGGTGTTGCACACTCGCTGCATACACCGCTGATGGCTGTCACCAATGCGATTTCCTCGATCATTATCCTTGGTGCGTTGATGCAGATCGGGTCCGGGTCGTTCCTGGTGATCTTCCTTGCGGCGCTGTCAGTGTTCATGGCCGGGATCAATATCTTCGGCGGTTTCCTCGTCACCCGGCGCATGCTTGCCATGTTCCAGAAATCTTAA